The window CCtaacagaaagaaaaacaaaaaaatcacaaagctcatgggccaataatttaatgttaaaggatgaaattgaaagaaaaaaatcaatttcataaaaaaaaacatcaagaaagaaaaattttagtTAGCCCGGGTTAACTCGACTAACTTATTACCTAGGATAAGAGGCCAggataatttaacaaaaaaaaaagtggaacaAACAATGAAGTTAAAGGGCTAATAACTacatgtcaaatgatgaatttgacaaaaaaatcaatttttaataaacaaccCCAAAAAAAGTCTGTACTTAAATCGGGCCGAATCATGAGACAAGGATATTTCGTAGGAAGTAAATCATGAAAAGATGATAAAGTAAAATTTTCAAccgtaaaacaatttaaaacccaaataatatagaccaaatttgatataaaacaaaatgaaagaaaataattaagggctaaattggaaaacaaagtaaattaagaaagcgataaaaaaaataattgaaagaatgagaaccaaaattggataagaaaaaaactaaatgaaataaaatgtcaatagaccaaaaaaaaagataaatcaagaaaatgataagaaaatagcaattaaaagaatgaggaccacaattatattaaaaaaaagcaataaaatggTAAGGAacaatattgaaaaagaaaattaattaagaaaagtataaaacacataaaaagagTAATCAAAAGtaggaggaccaaattgaatataaaaatcaaaagaaataaaatgctcatggataaaatttagaaaaaaaaagctaaaaaagagacattaaaaccaaaataaatagtaatcaaaagaataagggctaaaatcgataaaattacaaattagaggacacaattgttttttagaataaCTGGTGTGAATTTCAAGGTCatgagagaggaaagaaaaaaaacttcactGCAACCCAACTAGACCTCCGTCATGAGCACGCGCAACACTGTCGAAAAGAGAATGACTTGACACTCTCAACATTGTCGTGGATGGAGAATTTTAGTAACTGTAAGGCCTTGCACACACCGCCCAAAAGATACTAGAGTTGTCAcatttaaaattactaaataaaCTCTaactaaatctaaaaattacaaaaaaaaaagaatgaaaagactaaaatgttcttgaaaccatttttttaatggtaattttatcatttcactaattacaataatataaaaaattaaaaaaaaaactttttgcatgtttacttgttttttctccTAAAGGTACGAGTGTAACTGTAACTTTAttatgcaattattttttttagaagacaAAACAACCTTGATTGagagcttaattttttttgctttcaaaaataaaatagtcaTTTCactgtaattatatatatatatatatatatatatatatatatatatatatatatatatatatatatatataaaagtgtcCTGATTAATTTATTCCCCATCAATTTTGCAATAAATTCTctggaaaaaacaattatacccTCAGTTGCCAGCTTCTTTAGTTTTTTGGTTGCATCATTTCACCATTccaattaaaagtaaaatgtattttttcggataccttttacttttgtttttttattttactaatatcttttagttattttataatagtGAAAGCTGTATTAGTTAGTCTTCACTGCTAAATTAAATCCCAATTCTTTtataccaataaaaaacaaaccatccAAACCAGAATTGGAGAAATCGATTAGATGCATTTAATGACACGATgcacaacataaataaatataggatTCTCAAGCCTCCTGTAAACAAATTTAGAACAAAAatctctaatattttatttctgaataatttaaaagaaatgatcTCTAGTTAAAATCTCCATAactaataaaattcattttaacttTAGAATATTTctttactagaaaaataaacatcaacatcaacttcaaataacaaataattaataattaaaattaactagaaaaataaaaaaacatcatattagaTGCTTACCAGTTTCTTTTAACTTCATCGAAAACACGTACACATATATGTTACGGATTCAATAGATTTCATTTCTCAGTCAAAGGCAATTAACCACTGTCAATGTGTTCGAACAGAATTTCATCCAAACTATCATCAATTTGCAATTTTGAGGAGACTTCACAGTTCTataacaagcaaaacaaaacacaatatcACATTAATGATTTGAGTTATATTGCCACGAATGAATGAATACAAGTGGGTCCTAATTGCTGAAAAATATTTCAGCAAAATATTGTTGTAAGAAAAGGAGGATATAACGACCAAAAAGACTCATTTTTGTCATCTACAACCCGTTCGCCTCTCTTTATGGAACAATATTCTTTCTTATACAGTAACTGTGAACAAATAAAGTTTCAATACAACGGATAGAGCCAACTGCAAAAGAAAGATACCGGCAACGATCAAAAACCACCTTTCACCTGCGGACATAATATGGGCTCGGAGATTAAGTGCCACGAAGGTTGCTGACATGAACCCTGCCACACCTGCTATCACCCATCTGAAAATTTCCAAGGGCACCACTGAGAAGCACTGCAACCAAGTACATGAGAATTTAAGTTTGCGTTTGTaaaattttctcttgtttaacTGCAGAAAAGATAATCACATCCGTGCCTCATACTACAATCTGGATTTTTCTAAGTACCAGGCATGTATAAGCTTAAGGAATAACTAAAGGTCATGGttaggaagaagaagggaaCATTACCAATGCTGGAATAAAGACAAATAAGGAGTAGCCATAAAGACAGAACAGTTGGACAAGGCCTGATGGTGCTGAAAAGTACTTGAGAATTACATATAATGCAAGAGGAACAAGAAGGACATAGCCATAAAACACTCCAGCAGACCAAGTCACCAGATTTATGTCATAGTTCCATTCTTTCTTCTGCAGCTTGTGTGCTATATATGTCACAAAAGTGCCAATGGAGGCCGCTACAAAGATTAGGGTGGTGCATATCCAAAATGGTCCATACCTGCAGAGATATTGAGCTTAAAATGACACATGTTTCTAACATGTGGAAACCACGAAAGAAAAGACAAATGAGTTTAGCATGTCATCAAATTCAAGGGATTTGCAAAATTGGTGACTTATTGCAGAAACAATAAGCAATCAGCACCGCAGGAAGGCTATAAAGCACAAGTATTGTGTCCTTGTGCCAGCATGAGCAGTTTCTAGAATATTTCATGTTTTGGTTATTTGAGGAAGCAAAGgcaagaaattcaattttaaatccCCAAAAGTTAAAGCAATCTCAAGGATATGAGATTGAACTATCTATATCTACAGTATAGGCAATCAGCTAGATAGAAAACAGCTGATATGAAATATTAGACTACAGATGCTTAGCCCCTCTTAAAACATGTTCAACTATTAAACTAGAATATAAAAGACAAGATTGTGTCAGTTGGCTAAACAttttccttctttgttttttctttctttttacatAGTTACACTTTCCTAGTCGAGCATTAGTAAACAAATGCGTGagaaaatctcaataaaaaGCTCCTCGCAAATTCAATGATGATAATTTGACATTCTAATCAATTAAGACCATCTATCAAAGTGCCGTGTTAGGAAAAAGATAACTCACAGATCTGGGTTGTTGGCTGTTTTTTCTGTAAAAGTTCCTCTAAATGGGAAAAGTGAATCTTTGATCCTTTCCAAAACATCAGTAGTGTCAACATCAAAGTATGGCTTGTATGCAGCAATTGTGAATGTTCGAAACCAACCACCTTGTTGGGGTTCGTCAGAACCAGAAATAGGTTTTGAAAACGTATCTGCATCAACAGAAATTTTGCCATTTATCATTAACATGAAGTCAAATGCTACACCATTAAGACTGGCTTCAAAACAGTGAATATTCTATGACTTTTAAAACAGACTTAGCAACTTGCAACAACACAATTTCCAAGATTTCACCAGACCAGGCCAGAAAA is drawn from Populus nigra chromosome 5, ddPopNigr1.1, whole genome shotgun sequence and contains these coding sequences:
- the LOC133693534 gene encoding uncharacterized protein LOC133693534 isoform X1, with amino-acid sequence MMSGGVGKYTHIDNQPQVSGSVPAVPDPGHVTVQFTADSNLQTFPPSGSQGKISGGSRPPRDADDTFSKPISGSDEPQQGGWFRTFTIAAYKPYFDVDTTDVLERIKDSLFPFRGTFTEKTANNPDLYGPFWICTTLIFVAASIGTFVTYIAHKLQKKEWNYDINLVTWSAGVFYGYVLLVPLALYVILKYFSAPSGLVQLFCLYGYSLFVFIPALCFSVVPLEIFRWVIAGVAGFMSATFVALNLRAHIMSAGERWFLIVAGIFLLQLALSVVLKLYLFTVTV
- the LOC133693534 gene encoding uncharacterized protein LOC133693534 isoform X2; its protein translation is MMSGGVGKYTHIDNQPQVSGSVPAVPDPGHVTVQFTDSNLQTFPPSGSQGKISGGSRPPRDADDTFSKPISGSDEPQQGGWFRTFTIAAYKPYFDVDTTDVLERIKDSLFPFRGTFTEKTANNPDLYGPFWICTTLIFVAASIGTFVTYIAHKLQKKEWNYDINLVTWSAGVFYGYVLLVPLALYVILKYFSAPSGLVQLFCLYGYSLFVFIPALCFSVVPLEIFRWVIAGVAGFMSATFVALNLRAHIMSAGERWFLIVAGIFLLQLALSVVLKLYLFTVTV